The Deinococcus seoulensis DNA segment CGAAGTCCTCGGCGACACTCAGGGCGGCGTGGATGGCGGCGGGCGTGGTGCCCCAGTCCTCGTGCAGCTTGAGTCCCAGCGCCCCGGCGCGGATCTGCTCCGCCAGCGGCGGCTGCGTACTGGCGTTCCCCTTGCCGAGCAGACCGAAGTTCAGCGGCAGGCCCGCCAGACTCTCCAGCATGCGGTGGATGTGCCACTCGCCCGGCGTGCAGGTCGTCGCGGACGTGCCCGCCGTGGGGCCGGTGCCGCCACCGATCATGGTCGTCACGCCTGACTCCAGCGCCGTCCAGCACTGCTGCGGCGCGATGAAGTGAATGTGCGTGTCCACCCCGCCCGCCGTCAGGATGTGCCCCTCGCCCGCCACGATCTCGGTACTCGCCCCGATCGTCAGGCCCGGCGTCACGCCGTCCTGCGTGCCGGGATTCCCCGCCTTCCCGATGGCCGTGATGCGCCCGTTCTTCACGCCCACGTCCGCCTTCACCACGCCCCAGTGATCCAGAATCAACGCGTTCGTGATCACCAGATCCGGCACGTTCGCATCCTCGCGGGTGGCGGTGCTGCTCTGACCCAGGCCGTCGCGGATGACCTTCCCACCCCCGAACTTCACCTCCTCGCCGTACGTGGTGAAATCCCGCTCCACCTCGATCAGCAGACCCGTATCACCCAGGCGCACCCGGTCCCCCACCGTCGGGCCGTACAGGTCGGCGTACTGCTTCCGGGTTACACGCATGGGGAAACCTCCGGTCGGGTCGAAGGTGAACCCCTCCGCCCCTTCGGGGCACCTCCCCTCAAGGGGAGGCAAGTGCTCTCTGCCTCCCCTTGACTTGCAAAGCTCCGCAGGAGAGGGGAGCTGGCCGCGAAGCGGACTGAGGGGTTAACACGCGACGCTGCCCTCATTCCGCCCCTCCAAATCCCTGCTCGCGGGCGCGGCCGAGCGCGGCGTCCTTCATGCCGTTCCCGTCCAGTTCGCCGCTGACGAGGGCGTTCATGCCGTGGACTTCGCGGGTGCCGCCGAGGGGCACGAGTTCGATGTCTCTTTCCTCGCCGGGTTCGAAGCGCACGGCGGTGCCGGCGGGGATGTTGAGGCGCTGGCCGTAGGCGCTGTCTCGGTCGAAGTGCAGTCCGGCGTTCACCTCGAAGAAGTGGAAGTGACTGCCGATCTGGATGGGGCGGTCGGCGCGGTTGGCGACGGTGAGGGGCGTGACGGGTCGTCCGGCGTTCAGTTCGATGTGGCCGTCTTCGAGCAGGTACTCGCCGGGAATGACGGCGCTGTGGCCGCCGCGGATGGGGTCGTGGATGGTCACGAGTTTGGTCCCGTCGGGGAAGGTGCCCTCGACCTGGATGTCGTGGATGAGTTCGGGGATGCCGTCCATCACGTCGTCCGGCGTCAGGATGGTCGCGCCCCAGCTCATGAGGTCCTCGACGCGCCGTCCGTCGCGGATGCCTTCCAGGACGGCGGCGGTGATCAGGGCGACGGCTTCGGGGTGGTTGAGTTTCAGGCCGCGGGCGCGGCGGTCACGGGCGACCTGGGCGGCCGCGTGGATCAGGAGTTTGTCGCGTTCGCGTTCCGTGAGTTGCATCGCTGGGTGGCCTCCTGGGTGGGTGTGGGCGGTTGTGACGGCTTGTCAGGGTGCAGCGTACCTGCCTAAGGGTCAAGGAACGCTCGTTTTTCTAAACAACTTGCATGCCGGGGGGCGGGGGCGCTCCTATAGTTCGCCCATCTGCGCAATCTGTTAAGAAAATCTTGAACAAAACGCAGAAAAAGACTACGATTCACCGCAAGGCAGCGCCGGTGCGTGCAACGCGCACCCAAAAGGAGACCCTCATGAGCAAGCTCCGTTCCGTCTGCACCACCACCCTCAGCCTCGTCCTCGCCGCCGCCAGCACCGCCAGCGCGCAGGGCACCGTCAAGGTCGGCGTCCTGCACTCCCTGACCGGCACCATGGCCATCAGCGAGATCACGGTCGCGAACGCCGCGCAACTCGCCATCGACGAGATCAACGCGGCGGGCGGCGTGATGGGCAGGAAGATCGTGGTCGTCAAGGAGGACGGCGCCAGCGACTGGCCCACCTTCGCCACCAAGGCCGAGAAACTCCTGACCCAGGACAAGGTCGCCACGGTGTTCGGCGGGTGGACCAGCGCCAGCCGTAAATCCATGCTCCCGGTGTTCGAGAAGAACGGCGGGCTGCTGTTCTACCCCGTGCAGTTCGAGGGCAACGAATGCAGCCCGAACATCATCTACACCGGCGCGCAACCCAACCAGCAGGCCCTGCCCGCCCTGGAATGGGCGCTGGGCAAGGGCTACAAGAAGATCTTCCTGCTCGGCAGCGACTACGTGTACCCCCGCACCGCCAACCTCATCCTGAAAAAGCACATCGCCGCGAAGAAAGCCACGCTGTCCGGCGAGGAGTACGTCGCGCTGGGCGGCACCGAGTTCAGCTCCGTCATCAACAAGATCAAGGCCGCCAAACCCGACGTGATCATCAACACCCTGAACGGCGACTCCAACGTGTCGTTCTTCAAGCAGTACCAGGCCGCCGGGTACAAGGCCAGCACCCTGCCCGTGATCTCCTTCTCCATCGCCGAGCAGGAAGCGCAGGCCATCGGCACGGGGCTCCTGAACGGCCAGTACGCCACCTGGAACTACTTCCAGAGCCTCCCCAACCCCGCGAACAGGAAGTTCGTCGCCGCGTACCAGAAGAAGTACGGCAAGGATGCCGCCATCACCGACCCCATGGCGCACGCGTACATGGACGTGTACCTCTGGAAGGCCGCCGTCGAGAAGGCCAAGAGCTTCGACCCCATGGCGGTCCGCAAGGCCATCGTGGGCATCAGCATGGACAGCCCGCTCGGCAAGATCACCGTCGCGCCCAACGGCAGCCTCACGCAGGCCGTGTACACCGGCATTTCCGGTGCGGGCGGGCAGTTCAGGGTCGTCGCGCAGAGCAAGGGCGTCGTGAAGCCCGAACCGTACGACAAGCTCGCCTTCCCCGGCAAGACCTGCCCGTAAGCCGCCCCGGCTGAGTGGGACGCGGGAAGCGGCGAACAGC contains these protein-coding regions:
- a CDS encoding urease subunit beta, with the translated sequence MQLTERERDKLLIHAAAQVARDRRARGLKLNHPEAVALITAAVLEGIRDGRRVEDLMSWGATILTPDDVMDGIPELIHDIQVEGTFPDGTKLVTIHDPIRGGHSAVIPGEYLLEDGHIELNAGRPVTPLTVANRADRPIQIGSHFHFFEVNAGLHFDRDSAYGQRLNIPAGTAVRFEPGEERDIELVPLGGTREVHGMNALVSGELDGNGMKDAALGRAREQGFGGAE
- the urtA gene encoding urea ABC transporter substrate-binding protein; translation: MSKLRSVCTTTLSLVLAAASTASAQGTVKVGVLHSLTGTMAISEITVANAAQLAIDEINAAGGVMGRKIVVVKEDGASDWPTFATKAEKLLTQDKVATVFGGWTSASRKSMLPVFEKNGGLLFYPVQFEGNECSPNIIYTGAQPNQQALPALEWALGKGYKKIFLLGSDYVYPRTANLILKKHIAAKKATLSGEEYVALGGTEFSSVINKIKAAKPDVIINTLNGDSNVSFFKQYQAAGYKASTLPVISFSIAEQEAQAIGTGLLNGQYATWNYFQSLPNPANRKFVAAYQKKYGKDAAITDPMAHAYMDVYLWKAAVEKAKSFDPMAVRKAIVGISMDSPLGKITVAPNGSLTQAVYTGISGAGGQFRVVAQSKGVVKPEPYDKLAFPGKTCP